In a single window of the Pseudodesulfovibrio profundus genome:
- the fusA gene encoding elongation factor G, whose amino-acid sequence MPRQVPREKQRNIGIMAHIDAGKTTTTERILFYTGVSHKIGETHDGEATMDWMVQEQERGITITSAATTCFWRDHRVNIIDTPGHVDFTMEVERALRVLDGAVAVFDSVAGVEPQSETVWRQADRYNVPRLAFVNKMDRIGANFSRSVEMMKTRLGAKAVPLQLPIGAEDEFEGVVDLIEGKAYIYDHKDHGTSFTTVDVPAELQDQYEEMRGEMIEAIAEEDETLLEKYMADEELTAEELREGVRKATISLTICPVLCGTAFRNKGVQPLLDAIVDYLPSPLDIDAMKGVDPSSGEEIECPCDDDKPLAALSFKLMTDPFVGHLTFLRLYSGKIESGATFMNGATGKKERIGRLLKMHANKREEIKEAYAGDIVAAVGLKNLATGDTLCDMKHAVVLESLDIPDPVIEVAIEPKTKADRDNLSNALVKLAKEDPSFRVKTDDETGQCLIAGMGELHLEIIVDRLLREFNVNANVGAPRVAYRETISQATKVDVKHAKQSGGRGQYGHVVLEVEPNSEKGYEFEDEIKGGVIPKEYIPAVDKGIVDAMKNGIVAGFPVVDVKVKLVFGSYHEVDSSEQAFYIAGSMAIKEACRQAKPVLLEPIMSVEVVTPEDYLGDVMGDLNGRRGRVGEMEARPGVQVVRSFVPLSEMFGYATDLRSKTQGRATFTMQFDHYERVPNSLAEELMTQKD is encoded by the coding sequence GTGCCAAGACAAGTTCCCAGAGAGAAACAACGCAATATTGGTATTATGGCCCACATCGATGCGGGCAAGACCACGACCACAGAGCGTATTCTGTTTTACACCGGTGTTTCCCACAAAATTGGTGAAACCCACGATGGTGAAGCTACCATGGACTGGATGGTCCAGGAGCAGGAGCGCGGAATCACCATTACTTCCGCAGCAACCACCTGTTTTTGGCGTGATCATCGCGTCAACATCATTGATACCCCGGGTCACGTTGACTTCACTATGGAAGTAGAACGTGCCCTGCGTGTACTTGATGGTGCCGTAGCTGTCTTCGACTCCGTTGCAGGCGTTGAGCCTCAGTCTGAAACCGTATGGCGTCAGGCTGACCGTTACAATGTTCCCCGCTTGGCCTTCGTGAACAAGATGGACCGTATCGGTGCCAACTTCTCTCGTAGCGTTGAGATGATGAAGACTCGCCTCGGAGCCAAGGCTGTTCCTCTTCAGCTGCCCATCGGTGCTGAAGATGAGTTTGAAGGCGTAGTCGACCTGATCGAAGGTAAAGCTTACATTTATGATCACAAAGATCATGGTACCAGCTTCACCACCGTCGATGTTCCTGCTGAGTTGCAGGATCAATACGAAGAAATGCGCGGCGAAATGATCGAAGCCATTGCTGAGGAAGATGAAACTCTTCTCGAAAAGTACATGGCTGATGAGGAATTGACCGCTGAAGAGCTTCGTGAAGGCGTACGTAAGGCTACCATCAGCCTGACCATCTGTCCGGTTCTGTGTGGTACCGCTTTCCGTAACAAAGGTGTACAGCCGCTGCTGGACGCCATTGTAGATTACCTTCCTTCTCCGCTTGATATTGATGCCATGAAAGGTGTCGATCCTTCTTCTGGAGAAGAAATCGAGTGCCCCTGTGACGATGACAAGCCGCTGGCTGCATTGTCCTTCAAGCTCATGACCGATCCGTTTGTTGGTCACTTGACCTTCCTGCGTCTTTACTCCGGTAAGATCGAATCCGGTGCCACCTTCATGAACGGTGCCACTGGCAAAAAAGAACGCATTGGTCGTCTTTTGAAAATGCACGCTAACAAGCGTGAGGAAATAAAAGAGGCATACGCCGGTGACATCGTCGCCGCTGTCGGCCTCAAAAACCTGGCAACCGGTGATACTCTGTGCGACATGAAGCACGCAGTAGTTCTCGAGTCCCTGGATATTCCGGACCCGGTCATCGAAGTTGCCATCGAACCCAAGACCAAGGCAGACCGCGATAACCTGTCCAATGCCCTCGTCAAACTCGCTAAGGAGGACCCCTCCTTCCGTGTTAAGACTGATGACGAGACTGGTCAGTGCCTGATCGCCGGAATGGGTGAGTTGCATCTCGAAATCATCGTTGACCGCCTCCTTCGGGAATTCAACGTCAACGCTAACGTGGGTGCCCCCCGTGTTGCATATCGAGAAACCATTTCCCAAGCGACCAAGGTTGATGTTAAGCATGCCAAACAGTCCGGTGGTCGTGGTCAGTATGGCCACGTTGTCCTGGAAGTCGAACCCAACAGCGAAAAAGGGTACGAGTTTGAGGACGAGATCAAGGGCGGCGTAATTCCGAAAGAATACATCCCCGCTGTTGATAAGGGTATTGTTGATGCCATGAAGAACGGTATCGTCGCCGGTTTCCCGGTTGTCGATGTCAAGGTAAAGCTCGTCTTCGGTTCCTACCACGAGGTAGACTCCAGTGAGCAAGCCTTCTACATTGCCGGTTCCATGGCTATCAAGGAAGCCTGCAGGCAAGCCAAGCCTGTGCTTCTTGAGCCTATCATGTCCGTTGAAGTCGTTACTCCGGAAGATTATCTGGGCGACGTCATGGGTGACCTTAACGGTCGTCGCGGTCGTGTCGGCGAAATGGAAGCACGCCCAGGTGTACAGGTTGTACGTTCGTTTGTGCCTCTTTCCGAAATGTTCGGATATGCAACTGACCTTCGTTCGAAGACTCAGGGCCGTGCAACTTTCACCATGCAGTTCGATCACTACGAAAGAGTGCCGAACAGCTTGGCTGAAGAGTTGATGACACAGAAAGATTAA